From Ruminococcus sp. HUN007, a single genomic window includes:
- a CDS encoding LysR family transcriptional regulator: MTLQQLRYILVISATGSMNKASEQLYVSQPSLTSSVQELEKEIGIKIFNRTGRGVTLTNDGSEFIQYARQVVGQFEILSEKYSTKGAVKKKFGVSTQHYSFAVKAFVEMVKKFDTAEYEFAVRETKTAEIISDVAGFRSEIGIIYLNDFNRKSLTKLLHSNGIVFHPLTKCAAYVYLWKGHPLAGQEKITFDELADYPCLSFEQGDNSSFYFAEEILSTNDYQRVIKANDRATMLNLMIGLNGYTLCSGIICEELNGSDYIAVPFEDETTEEAMEIGYITLKNVILSEMAEIYIEELKKYLGIEE; this comes from the coding sequence ATGACTTTACAGCAGCTTAGATATATTCTTGTGATCTCGGCTACCGGATCAATGAACAAGGCTTCGGAACAGCTCTATGTTTCACAGCCTTCACTTACTTCATCAGTACAGGAACTCGAAAAGGAAATAGGCATCAAGATCTTCAACAGGACCGGCCGCGGTGTCACTCTTACCAATGACGGTTCGGAGTTTATCCAGTACGCACGCCAGGTAGTAGGTCAGTTCGAGATTCTTTCCGAAAAGTACAGCACGAAAGGTGCGGTAAAGAAGAAATTCGGCGTGTCAACACAGCACTATTCGTTTGCTGTAAAGGCCTTCGTTGAAATGGTCAAGAAGTTCGATACGGCAGAATATGAATTTGCAGTACGTGAGACCAAGACAGCCGAGATAATAAGCGACGTTGCAGGCTTCCGCAGCGAGATAGGCATCATCTATCTCAACGATTTCAACAGAAAATCGCTTACCAAACTTCTGCATTCAAACGGAATAGTGTTCCATCCGCTTACAAAGTGCGCTGCATACGTTTATCTGTGGAAGGGACATCCGCTTGCAGGTCAGGAAAAGATCACCTTTGATGAACTTGCAGATTATCCGTGTCTGTCATTTGAACAGGGTGACAACAGTTCCTTCTACTTTGCCGAGGAAATCTTAAGTACCAATGACTATCAGCGTGTGATCAAGGCAAACGACCGTGCGACGATGCTCAACCTGATGATCGGCCTTAACGGCTACACTCTCTGCTCCGGCATCATCTGCGAGGAACTGAACGGCTCTGACTATATCGCCGTTCCGTTTGAAGATGAAACTACTGAAGAGGCAATGGAGATAGGGTATATAACTCTCAAAAACGTAATCCTTAGCGAAATGGCTGAGATCTATATTGAAGAACTGAAGAAGTATCTTGGTATAGAAGAGTAA
- a CDS encoding DUF4316 domain-containing protein: MGFKELPQFGQIVRDNPLKAIEDAVEQNDNSFDGLINNLPPDNIAEKEVRSAKIEKKSEKATDEKRSIRSFLHKAIDMKKPENKEAKKQKEMEI, encoded by the coding sequence ATCGGATTTAAGGAACTGCCTCAGTTCGGTCAGATAGTACGTGACAATCCGCTGAAAGCTATCGAAGATGCGGTCGAACAGAACGATAATTCATTCGATGGTCTGATCAACAACCTTCCGCCAGATAATATTGCCGAAAAGGAAGTCAGAAGCGCAAAGATTGAAAAGAAATCAGAAAAAGCAACCGACGAAAAACGTTCGATCCGCAGTTTTCTCCATAAGGCCATAGATATGAAAAAACCTGAAAACAAGGAAGCTAAGAAGCAGAAAGAAATGGAAATATGA
- a CDS encoding Fic family protein, giving the protein MFTAYEDRIEIVSLGTLPPNQTKEGFFSGVSIPVNQKLSEILLQLHISEKSGRGVPRITAVYGEEVFQFKDNAISVTIPFERLNLWNSTGGISSAIPPVIPLVNPQDESGSIESRIIAFCKEPHSVLEIADMLGYKDKKTVRKYLKPLCEQGKIVRTIPDKPNSRNQKYISIYE; this is encoded by the coding sequence ATGTTTACGGCATACGAAGATCGCATAGAGATTGTATCTCTTGGAACACTGCCTCCGAATCAGACAAAAGAAGGTTTCTTCAGTGGTGTGTCAATCCCGGTTAATCAGAAGCTTTCGGAAATACTGCTTCAGCTTCATATAAGTGAGAAAAGCGGACGAGGAGTTCCGAGAATTACTGCGGTATACGGCGAAGAAGTGTTTCAGTTTAAAGACAACGCAATATCGGTGACGATTCCGTTTGAACGACTTAACTTATGGAATTCGACTGGGGGAATTTCTTCAGCCATTCCCCCAGTTATTCCCCTAGTTAATCCCCAAGATGAAAGTGGCAGTATAGAAAGCAGAATTATAGCGTTTTGTAAAGAGCCGCATTCAGTTCTTGAAATTGCGGATATGCTTGGCTATAAAGATAAGAAAACAGTTCGTAAGTATTTAAAACCTCTTTGCGAACAAGGAAAAATAGTGAGAACAATACCAGATAAGCCGAATAGCAGAAATCAGAAATATATTTCAATTTATGAATAA
- a CDS encoding cysteine desulfurase, with the protein MTTTNYGIPSETELENLAGSLFPDFEPEVCASGLEGLAAGDTSILNYAASKAASYGGGVNYASYAENAFSSYGSISEFEQIANEYNGGGGGYAPVVLSQGQADTYVPKQASGAVAKEVPQSRENSSIIVGTKTLAQIRNDFPILSEKINGNDLVWLDNGATTQRPKQVIDRLTYYYEHENSNVHRGAHELAARSTDAYENARQITADFLGAPSKDNIVFVRGTTEAINLVANAYVKPLLKPGDEIILTMLEHHANIVPWQLVCEETGAVIKVVPVDRTGQLIISEYEKLFTNRTKFVSATHVSNALGTVTPIEEIVAIAHAHGVRTLIDGAQSVAHIPVNVTALDTDFFVFSGHKIFAPTGIGAVYGKSDVLEAARPYHGGGNMIKDVTFERTIYNPAPNKFEAGTGSIADAVGLGAALEYLNSIGMAEVNRHEHELLVYAMKEMQKINGLHLIGTATNKASVLSFVLDGVDNEAVGQRLNELGIAVRTGHHCAQPILRHFGLEGTVRPTLALYNSFGDIDRLVQGIRTLA; encoded by the coding sequence ATGACTACGACTAATTACGGAATCCCTTCCGAGACTGAGCTTGAGAATCTCGCAGGTTCCCTTTTCCCTGACTTTGAGCCTGAAGTCTGTGCTTCAGGTCTTGAAGGTCTCGCTGCAGGAGATACTTCCATATTAAACTATGCGGCATCAAAGGCAGCTTCATACGGTGGCGGTGTAAACTACGCCTCATATGCAGAAAACGCTTTTTCCAGTTACGGAAGTATTTCAGAATTCGAACAGATCGCAAACGAGTATAATGGTGGGGGCGGCGGATACGCTCCTGTTGTTCTTTCACAGGGCCAGGCAGATACTTATGTTCCGAAGCAGGCTTCCGGTGCGGTGGCAAAGGAAGTGCCGCAGTCAAGGGAAAACAGCAGTATCATAGTCGGAACCAAGACACTCGCTCAGATAAGAAATGATTTCCCTATACTAAGTGAAAAAATAAACGGCAATGATCTTGTGTGGCTTGACAACGGCGCAACAACACAGCGTCCGAAGCAGGTCATCGACAGACTTACTTACTACTATGAACACGAAAACTCAAATGTTCACAGAGGTGCCCACGAGCTTGCTGCACGTTCAACTGATGCATACGAAAATGCAAGACAGATAACTGCAGATTTCCTCGGTGCTCCTTCAAAGGACAATATCGTTTTTGTAAGAGGCACTACCGAGGCGATAAACCTTGTGGCTAACGCATATGTAAAGCCTCTGCTCAAGCCGGGCGATGAGATCATTCTCACAATGCTCGAACATCATGCAAACATCGTTCCGTGGCAGCTTGTCTGCGAGGAAACAGGAGCTGTTATAAAGGTTGTCCCTGTTGACAGGACCGGTCAGCTTATTATTTCCGAGTACGAAAAGCTCTTTACAAACAGAACGAAATTCGTTTCAGCAACACACGTTTCAAACGCACTCGGTACTGTAACACCTATCGAGGAGATTGTTGCGATCGCACATGCACACGGAGTACGCACACTCATTGACGGTGCACAGTCCGTGGCACACATTCCGGTAAACGTTACAGCACTCGATACAGACTTCTTCGTATTCTCGGGACACAAGATCTTTGCACCGACAGGTATCGGTGCGGTTTACGGAAAGTCAGACGTTCTTGAAGCTGCAAGACCGTATCACGGCGGCGGCAACATGATAAAGGACGTTACTTTTGAACGCACCATCTACAATCCGGCTCCGAACAAGTTTGAAGCAGGAACAGGAAGCATAGCTGATGCTGTAGGTCTTGGTGCCGCCCTTGAATATCTCAATTCAATAGGCATGGCGGAGGTAAACCGCCACGAGCACGAACTTCTTGTTTACGCAATGAAGGAAATGCAGAAGATAAACGGTCTTCACCTTATCGGTACGGCCACAAACAAGGCAAGTGTACTTTCATTTGTACTCGACGGAGTTGATAATGAAGCAGTAGGTCAGAGACTTAACGAACTCGGAATAGCAGTACGTACAGGTCATCACTGTGCACAGCCTATATTGCGTCATTTCGGACTTGAAGGAACGGTACGTCCTACACTTGCACTTTACAATTCATTCGGTGACATTGACAGACTTGTGCAGGGTATAAGAACCCTTGCGTAA
- the moeB gene encoding molybdopterin-synthase adenylyltransferase MoeB, giving the protein MGFTNEQIERYSRHIILKEVGAKGQKKLLNAKVMIIGAGGLGAPVAMYLAAAGVGTIGIADADEVDLSNLQRQIIHQTKDLGVPKVDSARETMEAMNPDVKVNTYHEFITSENILDIIKDYDFVIDATDNFPAKFLINDACVMAKKPFSHAGIIRFQGQLMTYVPGKGPCYRCVFKEPPPKDAVPTCKQAGVIGAMAGVIGSLQAMEAVKYIIGVGDLLTGYLLTYDALKMQFRKVKLPSDTHDCAVCGDHPTITELIDYEQAECDGTGL; this is encoded by the coding sequence ATGGGCTTTACGAATGAGCAGATCGAACGCTACTCAAGACACATAATCCTTAAGGAAGTCGGAGCAAAGGGACAGAAGAAACTTCTTAACGCAAAGGTCATGATAATCGGTGCCGGCGGTCTTGGTGCTCCGGTGGCAATGTATCTTGCGGCAGCCGGTGTTGGTACTATCGGTATTGCAGATGCTGATGAAGTTGATCTTTCCAATCTTCAGAGACAGATCATACACCAGACAAAGGATTTAGGTGTACCGAAGGTAGATTCTGCAAGAGAGACAATGGAAGCTATGAACCCTGACGTGAAGGTAAACACATATCACGAGTTCATTACAAGTGAAAATATTCTCGATATTATAAAGGATTACGATTTTGTTATTGATGCAACGGATAACTTTCCTGCAAAGTTCCTTATAAACGACGCATGCGTTATGGCGAAGAAGCCGTTCTCACATGCTGGTATCATCCGTTTCCAGGGTCAGCTCATGACCTATGTTCCGGGTAAGGGACCGTGCTACCGCTGCGTATTTAAGGAACCACCGCCGAAGGACGCTGTTCCTACATGCAAACAGGCTGGTGTCATCGGCGCAATGGCCGGTGTTATAGGAAGCCTGCAGGCGATGGAAGCAGTTAAGTACATTATCGGTGTCGGCGATCTTCTTACAGGTTATCTCCTTACCTATGATGCACTTAAGATGCAGTTCCGCAAGGTAAAGCTGCCGTCTGACACTCATGACTGTGCAGTGTGCGGAGACCATCCGACTATTACTGAGCTCATCGATTACGAACAGGCAGAATGTGACGGTACAGGACTATGA
- a CDS encoding serine acetyltransferase: MNYIEESVNDIVGLLLDDYEKKRTSEEVKIFNHPDREAIVDILTSLRKIIFPGYFRNRSIKVYTLRNNLSMLIEDVIYKLTKQMTIVFDGDESTDEDITEKAENIALEFIKKLPKIKEYIETDVQAAYDGDPAAFSEDEIIYSYPGLYAVLVNRIAHELFLLGVPVIPRMMTEYAHSVTGIDIHPGATIGKYFFIDHGTGIVIGETTVIGNNVKIYQGVTLGALSTRGGQALKNKRRHPTIEDNVTIYSGASILGGDTVIGKDVVIGGNAFITRSIPEGAKVSVKNQELRYNYDASKPVERVDVENEAAWFYII; this comes from the coding sequence TTGAACTATATTGAAGAAAGTGTAAATGACATTGTCGGCCTGCTGCTTGATGATTATGAAAAGAAAAGGACGTCTGAGGAAGTCAAAATATTCAATCATCCGGACAGGGAAGCCATAGTTGATATTCTTACAAGCCTTCGCAAGATCATATTTCCGGGATATTTCAGGAACAGATCGATCAAGGTCTACACGCTCCGGAACAATCTTTCCATGCTTATTGAAGATGTCATCTACAAGCTTACCAAGCAGATGACCATAGTTTTCGACGGCGATGAAAGCACGGATGAGGATATTACGGAAAAAGCTGAAAACATCGCACTGGAGTTCATTAAAAAGCTTCCGAAAATAAAAGAATACATTGAAACCGATGTTCAGGCAGCCTATGACGGTGACCCGGCTGCGTTCAGCGAAGATGAGATCATTTATTCCTATCCGGGACTGTACGCTGTTCTTGTAAACAGGATAGCACACGAGCTGTTCCTTCTGGGTGTTCCGGTAATTCCGCGCATGATGACTGAATATGCACACAGCGTGACCGGTATCGACATTCATCCCGGTGCTACGATCGGAAAATACTTTTTCATTGATCACGGTACAGGTATAGTCATAGGTGAAACGACCGTTATCGGAAATAACGTGAAGATCTACCAGGGTGTTACACTCGGTGCTCTCTCAACACGAGGCGGACAGGCACTGAAAAACAAAAGAAGACATCCGACTATCGAAGACAATGTTACTATATATTCCGGCGCGTCTATTCTCGGAGGCGACACCGTGATCGGAAAAGATGTTGTCATAGGCGGCAACGCTTTCATAACGCGTTCAATTCCGGAAGGAGCCAAGGTAAGTGTCAAGAACCAGGAGCTAAGGTATAACTATGATGCTTCAAAGCCGGTCGAACGTGTTGACGTTGAAAATGAAGCTGCGTGGTTTTATATTATATGA
- a CDS encoding M67 family metallopeptidase — MIKLKKSDYDRIVEHAKKEAPVEACGLIAGEISGEDRIIKKVYILTNTDHAEEHFTLDPKEQLAAVKDMRAEGLVPLGNWHSHPVSPSRPSDEDKRLAFDSSASYLILSLMDDEPVLNSFHIEGDTAYKEELIIDQ, encoded by the coding sequence ATGATAAAACTTAAAAAGAGTGATTACGACAGAATAGTTGAACATGCTAAAAAGGAAGCTCCGGTCGAAGCCTGCGGACTTATAGCAGGTGAGATCTCCGGCGAGGACAGGATAATAAAAAAAGTTTATATTCTTACGAATACAGATCATGCTGAAGAGCACTTTACTCTTGATCCGAAAGAACAGCTTGCTGCTGTAAAGGATATGAGAGCCGAAGGACTTGTTCCGCTGGGAAACTGGCATTCACATCCGGTTTCTCCTTCACGTCCTTCCGATGAAGACAAAAGACTTGCCTTCGACAGCAGTGCAAGTTATCTTATTCTTTCACTTATGGACGATGAGCCGGTGCTTAACTCCTTTCACATAGAAGGTGACACTGCTTATAAGGAAGAACTTATAATAGATCAGTGA
- the thiS gene encoding sulfur carrier protein ThiS gives MTITVAGVKKEVNDGLTVSQLVTDEKVETPQYVTVTVNDDFVKSGQFEETVLKDGDNVEFLYFMGGGR, from the coding sequence ATGACAATAACTGTTGCAGGAGTAAAAAAGGAAGTAAACGACGGTCTTACCGTTTCACAGCTTGTAACCGATGAAAAAGTGGAAACACCGCAGTATGTTACTGTTACTGTAAACGATGATTTTGTTAAGAGCGGTCAGTTTGAGGAAACTGTTCTCAAGGACGGAGACAATGTCGAATTCCTGTATTTCATGGGAGGCGGCAGATAA
- the moeB gene encoding molybdopterin-synthase adenylyltransferase MoeB codes for MAVTVVIPTTLRLFTEHRSEIELEGKTVGEVLTLLSEEYPDTKKALFDEEGKLRSFVNIFVNDESIRDLDGFDTEVKDHDEIILIPAIAGGSGNESVLGDRNGEKLTNDEINRYSRHLLLQEIGVKGQKRLKAAKVLIVGAGGLGTPLAQYLAAAGVGTIGIIDDDEVEESNLQRQVIHGTRDIGRPKVASAKDSIKQINPFVKVEIYNKRLTAENAEEIISEYDVVADASDNYPTRYLVSDACALLGKPDVFGAMYQFEGQVSVYYAKEGPCFRCMYPAPPPAGLVPSCAMGGVVGVLPGVIGTLQANEVIKLIVGGGKNLIGRVVSFDAWNLKWRELKIHKNDSCPVCGKKKTITEIEEFDYEDFCGITKQREEEAEVEGIEPKELKRRIDEGEKITIIDVREPHERAIAKFPDAKVIPIGQLERRQNELDTSVDTVFVCKEGKRSILAVNTLREAGYTGPLYNLKGGTNAWAREVDKDFPVY; via the coding sequence ATGGCTGTAACAGTTGTGATACCAACGACTCTGAGGCTTTTTACAGAGCACAGGTCTGAAATAGAACTTGAAGGAAAAACAGTAGGCGAAGTGCTTACTCTTTTGTCAGAAGAATATCCGGATACAAAAAAAGCACTTTTCGATGAAGAAGGAAAACTCCGTTCATTTGTCAATATTTTTGTGAATGATGAAAGTATAAGAGATCTTGACGGATTTGATACAGAAGTTAAAGACCATGACGAGATCATCCTCATTCCGGCGATCGCCGGCGGTTCCGGAAACGAAAGTGTTCTCGGTGACCGGAATGGCGAAAAGCTGACAAACGATGAGATAAACCGTTACAGCCGCCATCTTCTTCTGCAGGAGATTGGAGTAAAAGGCCAGAAAAGACTTAAGGCTGCAAAGGTGCTTATAGTCGGAGCCGGAGGACTCGGCACGCCGCTTGCTCAGTATCTGGCGGCAGCAGGTGTCGGAACTATCGGAATAATTGATGACGATGAAGTTGAGGAATCAAATCTTCAGCGTCAGGTCATCCACGGAACAAGAGACATAGGCAGACCGAAGGTTGCATCGGCAAAGGACAGCATAAAGCAGATAAATCCCTTTGTAAAGGTTGAGATCTACAACAAGCGTCTGACTGCCGAAAATGCAGAGGAGATCATTTCAGAATATGACGTTGTGGCAGATGCTTCGGACAACTATCCCACGCGTTATCTTGTAAGCGATGCATGTGCACTTCTGGGAAAACCTGATGTGTTCGGTGCCATGTATCAGTTTGAAGGGCAGGTCTCGGTCTATTATGCAAAAGAGGGTCCCTGCTTCAGATGTATGTATCCGGCACCGCCTCCGGCAGGACTTGTTCCCTCATGTGCTATGGGCGGTGTAGTCGGAGTGCTTCCCGGCGTTATAGGCACTCTTCAGGCAAATGAAGTAATAAAGCTCATAGTAGGCGGAGGAAAGAACCTCATCGGCAGGGTAGTAAGCTTCGATGCCTGGAACCTTAAATGGCGTGAGCTGAAAATACATAAAAATGACAGCTGTCCGGTATGCGGCAAAAAGAAGACCATTACTGAAATAGAGGAATTTGACTACGAAGACTTCTGCGGTATCACCAAACAGCGTGAGGAAGAAGCGGAAGTTGAAGGCATTGAGCCGAAGGAACTGAAGCGCCGTATCGATGAAGGAGAAAAGATAACTATCATCGATGTGCGCGAGCCTCATGAAAGAGCCATAGCGAAGTTTCCGGATGCAAAGGTGATCCCGATCGGTCAGCTTGAAAGAAGACAGAACGAACTTGACACTTCGGTCGATACTGTTTTTGTCTGCAAGGAAGGAAAGCGCAGCATTCTTGCTGTGAATACTCTGCGTGAAGCAGGCTACACAGGTCCGCTTTATAATCTCAAAGGCGGCACCAATGCATGGGCAAGGGAAGTTGATAAGGACTTTCCGGTTTACTGA
- a CDS encoding thioredoxin domain-containing protein, with protein sequence MPARVNKENFDAEVLSSEIPVLVDFFSDSCVPCKKIALVLSKLESEYADRLKIVKVNVNFDEELAVKYNIEATPTLLLLNKGDEVSRLKGAVSKDEIVSLTDKIK encoded by the coding sequence ATGCCGGCAAGAGTAAATAAAGAAAATTTTGATGCAGAAGTGCTTTCATCAGAAATACCGGTACTTGTGGATTTTTTCTCTGACAGCTGCGTTCCGTGCAAAAAGATCGCACTTGTACTAAGCAAACTTGAAAGTGAATATGCTGACAGGCTGAAAATAGTAAAGGTCAACGTAAACTTTGATGAGGAACTGGCCGTAAAGTATAACATTGAAGCAACACCGACACTGCTCCTTCTGAACAAAGGCGATGAAGTATCACGTCTCAAAGGTGCGGTAAGCAAAGATGAGATAGTATCTCTTACAGATAAAATAAAGTAA
- a CDS encoding transposon-transfer assisting family protein produces the protein MMDFTVEEMNFLCIFKGDCREDSIRNVRKIIPFIGNYDMIKIGESLLSKLERMTEEAYNEISFDETFEE, from the coding sequence ATGATGGATTTTACTGTAGAAGAAATGAACTTTCTCTGTATCTTCAAAGGCGACTGCCGGGAGGACAGCATAAGAAATGTTCGCAAGATCATCCCGTTTATCGGTAACTACGACATGATCAAGATAGGAGAAAGCCTCCTCAGCAAGCTTGAACGCATGACCGAGGAGGCCTATAACGAGATCAGTTTTGATGAAACTTTTGAGGAGTAA
- a CDS encoding aminotransferase class I/II-fold pyridoxal phosphate-dependent enzyme yields the protein MKFNTSLLHGTSQNGSDQGSTLPPVYQVSAFAYDSAEQLEKVFNNRAAGFSYSRVGNPTVSAFENRIARLEGGLGAVACSSGMAAITAVLLNILKSGDEVIVSTGLFGGTIDLFDDLKAFGITARFLESITYETVSEAVTENTRAVFTELIGNPKLDIVDLDRVSEACRENGIPLIVDSTTATPYLVNPIKHGADIVVHSSSKYINGGGNAISGIIVDSGNFKWTKERYPGFESYLKFGPFAFLSKLRNGIWRNTGSCLAPMNAFMNIVGLDTLGLRMERSCENALKLAEFFDSLYNIEVNYPGLPSSPYYDLVQKELSGKGGAIVTIRAGSKEKAFKLMDSIKFASIATNIGDVRTLVIHPASTIYTHNTEEQCVSAGVYDDTIRISVGIEDIDDLIEDFRQAAEN from the coding sequence ATGAAATTTAATACATCTCTGCTTCATGGCACGTCACAGAACGGCAGCGATCAGGGTTCAACTCTCCCTCCGGTTTATCAGGTAAGTGCCTTTGCATATGATTCAGCAGAGCAGCTTGAAAAGGTGTTCAATAACAGGGCTGCAGGTTTTTCCTATTCAAGAGTGGGAAATCCGACTGTAAGTGCTTTTGAAAACAGAATAGCCAGACTGGAAGGCGGTCTTGGTGCAGTAGCGTGTTCATCGGGAATGGCAGCTATTACAGCGGTCCTCCTTAATATTCTGAAGTCAGGAGACGAAGTCATAGTAAGCACGGGACTTTTCGGAGGAACGATCGATCTGTTTGATGATCTGAAGGCATTCGGCATAACAGCACGCTTTCTTGAGTCTATCACTTATGAAACAGTGAGCGAAGCGGTAACGGAAAATACCAGAGCGGTTTTTACAGAACTCATTGGGAATCCGAAACTGGATATCGTCGATCTTGACCGTGTTTCGGAAGCCTGCAGGGAAAACGGTATCCCCCTTATAGTTGACAGTACAACAGCAACACCTTATCTTGTAAATCCGATAAAACACGGTGCGGACATAGTTGTTCACTCATCTTCCAAGTACATAAACGGCGGCGGAAATGCCATAAGCGGCATTATAGTCGACAGCGGTAACTTTAAATGGACAAAGGAAAGATATCCGGGGTTTGAGTCATATCTTAAATTCGGACCTTTTGCGTTTCTTTCAAAACTCAGAAACGGAATATGGCGTAATACAGGAAGCTGCCTTGCACCGATGAATGCGTTTATGAATATTGTGGGACTCGATACACTGGGCTTAAGAATGGAACGCAGCTGTGAAAATGCACTTAAGCTTGCCGAATTTTTCGATTCACTGTATAATATAGAAGTGAACTATCCCGGACTTCCTTCATCTCCTTACTATGATCTGGTACAGAAAGAGCTTTCCGGTAAAGGCGGAGCTATAGTGACTATAAGAGCCGGAAGCAAGGAAAAGGCCTTTAAGCTGATGGACAGTATTAAATTTGCATCCATTGCCACCAACATAGGAGATGTACGCACACTTGTGATACATCCGGCGAGCACTATCTATACTCATAATACTGAGGAACAGTGCGTAAGTGCAGGAGTATATGACGACACCATACGTATCAGCGTGGGCATTGAAGACATCGATGACCTTATAGAAGATTTCAGACAGGCTGCAGAAAATTAA
- a CDS encoding sulfurtransferase TusA family protein, with amino-acid sequence MADFNITDSIDITDVTCPITFVKTKVALEELDDGDILSVKLNDGEPVQNVPRSVREEGHKVLSLTDNGDGTFELIIQKVGD; translated from the coding sequence ATGGCTGATTTTAATATAACAGATTCTATTGATATTACAGATGTAACATGCCCGATAACCTTTGTAAAGACGAAGGTCGCTCTTGAGGAACTTGATGACGGTGATATACTGTCAGTAAAACTCAATGACGGTGAACCGGTGCAGAATGTGCCGAGAAGTGTCAGGGAGGAAGGTCATAAGGTACTTAGCCTGACAGACAACGGTGACGGTACATTTGAACTGATAATTCAGAAAGTCGGTGACTGA
- a CDS encoding family 2A encapsulin nanocompartment shell protein: MSKEVKNDSIVALGKKAAYNLADVNKTRPQYGALTPKWVTKVLEFKGLDSGIYRINRVKEGETPLDVLCSVEKKSDIIPQGYIEYEENPREHQLASISTIINVNTAIADVYSSPYDQVKEQLDLAIESLRERQESQLINNDDYGLLKNVADSQRIQTRNGAPTPDDLDELITKVWKDPSFFLAHPRAIAAFERECTKRGVPPVTVNIAGGTFIAWRGIPIIPTDKLLVDGLKNPKSKSGKTNILLVRTGEAKRGVIGLFQRNLKNEQSRGLSVRFRGIDDKGVASYLLSLYCSAAILADDAIAVLEDVEVGEYYDYD; this comes from the coding sequence ATGTCTAAAGAAGTAAAAAATGACTCAATAGTTGCTCTTGGCAAAAAGGCAGCATATAATCTTGCTGACGTAAACAAGACAAGACCACAGTATGGTGCTCTTACTCCTAAGTGGGTTACCAAGGTTCTCGAATTCAAAGGCCTTGATTCCGGTATTTACAGAATAAACAGGGTAAAGGAAGGCGAGACTCCGCTTGACGTTCTCTGCAGCGTTGAAAAGAAGTCAGACATCATCCCTCAGGGTTACATCGAATACGAAGAAAACCCGAGAGAACACCAGCTCGCTTCCATTTCAACAATAATCAATGTAAATACAGCGATTGCTGACGTTTACAGCTCACCATACGATCAGGTAAAGGAACAGCTTGACCTTGCCATCGAAAGCCTTCGTGAGCGTCAGGAAAGCCAGCTCATCAACAACGATGACTACGGTCTTTTAAAGAACGTTGCTGATTCACAGAGAATCCAGACAAGAAACGGTGCACCTACACCTGATGATCTCGACGAACTCATCACAAAGGTATGGAAGGATCCTTCATTCTTCCTTGCTCACCCGAGAGCTATCGCAGCTTTTGAAAGAGAATGCACAAAGAGAGGCGTTCCTCCGGTTACTGTAAACATTGCAGGCGGTACATTCATTGCATGGCGCGGTATTCCGATCATTCCTACAGACAAGCTCCTTGTTGACGGACTTAAGAATCCAAAGAGCAAGAGCGGCAAGACAAACATTCTTCTCGTTCGTACAGGTGAAGCAAAGAGAGGCGTTATCGGTCTTTTCCAGCGTAATCTTAAGAACGAACAGTCAAGAGGTCTTTCAGTTCGTTTCAGAGGCATAGATGATAAGGGTGTTGCTTCCTATCTGCTTTCACTCTACTGCTCGGCAGCTATTCTTGCAGACGACGCTATCGCTGTTCTTGAAGATGTCGAGGTAGGTGAATACTATGACTACGACTAA